A part of Saccopteryx bilineata isolate mSacBil1 chromosome 12, mSacBil1_pri_phased_curated, whole genome shotgun sequence genomic DNA contains:
- the FAM120B gene encoding constitutive coactivator of peroxisome proliferator-activated receptor gamma isoform X1: MGVRGLQGFVGSTCPHICTVVSFKELAEQHQSEHPGCSPSIVVDALCCLRYWYTPESWVCGGQWKEYFAVLRNFVRTFTAVGIKLIFFFDGMVEQGKRDVWVKRRLKNNREIARIFHYIKSHREQPGRNMFFIPSGLAIFTRLALKALGQETLCSLREADYEVASYGLQSHCLGILGEDTDYLVYDTCPYFSISELCLDSLSTIMLCREKLCESLGLRLADLPLLACLLGNDVVPEGAFEVFRHRCLASYTAIQENWDRRGSAVLAVADHIARVLRVHQGEKKLEEMLPLGPNKALFYKGMASYLLPGQQSPWISQKAKVIATLDKPVVFMSSDPESKQEVPMSTDPEFKQEVPISTDPEFKQEVPMSTDPESKQEVPMSTDPEFKQEVPMSSDPEFKQEVPMSSDPESKQEVPMSTDPESKHEDPMSTDPESKHEDPMSTDPESKQEDPINMKPEIKQQVTMVSDTEILKVARARHVQAESYLVYNIMSRGEIECSNTLEDALDQALPSQAFVYRPVRQRVYCLLLAEGRDDLSSSPPVQEWFVYAGNPLRHPDLVRPLQMTVPGGMPSLRQLWLNQEPGTQVRRVDVFLACFDLSSSREELQAVESPFQALCCLLIYLFVQVDTLSLEDLHAFIAQAVCLQGKSAVQLEDVQLDYIDSRAVQLGSLLVRGLTMLVLVNSACGFPWRTSDFMPWNVFDGKLFHEKYLQSEKGCSAEVLVEQNGDGEDRGSAPTGTAPGRAGPAKDSTGETRAQETDHTSLTRGGDPRRLGGPTDASAGTQQDLSQLEKEPFRTGTWSKKVTGLLIPRGHVTVSHIAALGTCGELGWRCVQLLPHGGQRRGPS; encoded by the exons ATGGGTGTTAGAGGCTTGCAGGGGTTTGTGGGAAGCACCTGCCCACATATCTGTACAGTCGTCAGTTTCAAAGAGCTGGCAGAGCAGCACCAGAGCGAGCACCCTGGATGCAGCCCCTCCATCGTGGTGGACGCCTTGTGTTGTCTCAGGTACTGGTACACGCCCGAGTCGTGGGTGTGCGGCGGCCAGTGGAAAGAATACTTTGCCGTCTTGCGAAATTTTGTTAGGACTTTCACAGCTGTTGGCATCAAGCTGATATTCTTCTTTGATGGCATGGTGGAGCAGGGTAAGAGAGACGTATGGGTGAAACGAAGACTCAAGAATAACAGGGAGATAGCCAGGATTTTCCATTATATCAAGTCACACAGGGAGCAGCCTGGCAGAAACATGTTCTTCATCCCCTCGGGGCTGGCCATATTTACCCGACTTGCTCTGAAGGCCCTGGGCCAGGAGACTCTGTGCTCCCTACGGGAGGCTGACTACGAGGTGGCCTCCTATGGCCTCCAGAGTCATTGTCTGGGGATTCTCGGAGAAGACACTGACTACTTGGTCTACGACACCTGTCCCTACTTCTCAATTAGTGAGCTCTGCTTGGACAGCCTCAGCACCATCATGCTCTGCAGGGAGAAGCTCTGTGAGAGCCTGGGCCTCCGCCTGGCCGACCTCCCGCTCCTGGCCTGCCTGCTGGGCAATGACGTCGTCCCGGAGGGCGCATTTGAGGTCTTCCGGCACAGGTGCCTGGCTTCCTACACCGCCATACAGGAGAACTGGGACAGAAGAGGCAGCGCTGTCTTAGCCGTGGCAGACCACATAGCCAGAGTTCTTCGTGTCCACCAGGGTGAGAAGAAGCTGGAAGAGATGTTGCCTTTGGGACCAAACAAAGCTCTTTTTTATAAAGGGATGGCATCATATCTCTTGCCAGGACAGCAATCTCCATGGATTTCCCAAAAAGCCAAAGTTATAGCAACTTTGGACAAGCCGGTAGTATTCATGAGTTCAGACCCTGAATCCAAGCAAGAAGTTCCCATGAGTACAGACCCTGAATTCAAGCAAGAAGTTCCCATTAGTACAGACCCTGAATTCAAGCAAGAAGTTCCCATGAGTACAGACCCTGAATCCAAGCAAGAAGTTCCCATGAGTACAGACCCTGAATTCAAGCAAGAAGTTCCCATGAGTTCAGACCCTGAATTCAAGCAAGAAGTTCCCATGAGTTCAGACCCTGAATCCAAGCAAGAAGTTCCCATGAGTACAGACCCTGAATCCAAGCACGAAGACCCCATGAGTACAGACCCTGAATCCAAGCACGAAGACCCCATGAGTACAGACCCTGAATCCAAGCAAGAAGACCCCATAAATATGAAGCCTGAAATTAAGCAACAAGTAACCATGGTTTCAGACACTGAAATCTTAAAG GTTGCTAGAGCCCGTCACGTGCAGGCGGAGAGCTACCTGGTGTACAACATCATGAGCAGAGGGGAGATCGAGTGCAGCAACACCCTGGAGGATGCGCTGGACCAGGCCCTGCCCAGCCAGGCCTTCGTCTACCGCCCCGTGCGGCAGCGGGTCTACTGCCTGCTGCTGGCAGAGGGCCGAG ATGACCTCAGCAGCAGTCCCCCCGTCCAGGAGTGGTTTGTGTACGCTGGGAACCCCCTGAGGCACCCGGACCTCGTCAGGCCTCTGCAGATGACCGTCCCAG GAGGAATGCCTAGTTTGAGACAGTTGTGGCTGAACCAGGAGCCTGGAACCCAAGTGCGGCGTGTGGACGTGTTCCTGGCCTGCTTCGACCTCTCCTCCTCGAGAGAAGAGCTGCAGGCTGTGGAGAGCCCCTTCCAGGCGCTGTGCTGCCTCCTCATCTACCTGTTTGTGCAG GTGGACACGCTGAGCCTCGAGGACCTGCACGCCTTCATCGCTCAGGCCGTGTGCCTCCAGGGGAAGTCGGCGGTGCAGCTGGAAGATGTGCAG CTCGATTACATCGACTCCAGAGCCGTGCAGCTGGGCTCCCTCCTGGTCCGCGGCCTGACCATGCTGGTGCTGGTCAACAGTGCGTGCGGCTTCCCCTGGAGGACCAGTGACTTCATGCCCTGGAATGTGTTTGACGGGAAGCTATTCCACGAGAAGTACCTGCAGTCTGAGAAGGGGTGCAGTGCGGAGGTTCTCGTGGAGCAAAAT GGAGATGGGGAAGACAGGGGCTCGGCTCCCACAGGAACAGCTCCGGGCAGAGCCGGTCCGGCCAAGGACAGCACTGGAGAGACCAGGGCCCAG GAAACAGACCACACGAGCCTGACACGTGGAGGAGACCCTCGGCGTCTGG
- the FAM120B gene encoding constitutive coactivator of peroxisome proliferator-activated receptor gamma isoform X2: MGVRGLQGFVGSTCPHICTVVSFKELAEQHQSEHPGCSPSIVVDALCCLRYWYTPESWVCGGQWKEYFAVLRNFVRTFTAVGIKLIFFFDGMVEQGKRDVWVKRRLKNNREIARIFHYIKSHREQPGRNMFFIPSGLAIFTRLALKALGQETLCSLREADYEVASYGLQSHCLGILGEDTDYLVYDTCPYFSISELCLDSLSTIMLCREKLCESLGLRLADLPLLACLLGNDVVPEGAFEVFRHRCLASYTAIQENWDRRGSAVLAVADHIARVLRVHQGEKKLEEMLPLGPNKALFYKGMASYLLPGQQSPWISQKAKVIATLDKPVVFMSSDPESKQEVPMSTDPEFKQEVPISTDPEFKQEVPMSTDPESKQEVPMSTDPEFKQEVPMSSDPEFKQEVPMSSDPESKQEVPMSTDPESKHEDPMSTDPESKHEDPMSTDPESKQEDPINMKPEIKQQVTMVSDTEILKVARARHVQAESYLVYNIMSRGEIECSNTLEDALDQALPSQAFVYRPVRQRVYCLLLAEGRDDLSSSPPVQEWFVYAGNPLRHPDLVRPLQMTVPGGMPSLRQLWLNQEPGTQVRRVDVFLACFDLSSSREELQAVESPFQALCCLLIYLFVQVDTLSLEDLHAFIAQAVCLQGKSAVQLEDVQLDYIDSRAVQLGSLLVRGLTMLVLVNSACGFPWRTSDFMPWNVFDGKLFHEKYLQSEKGCSAEVLVEQNRSWLATFQQLKSVVCKACQREDRRIVNRQLWRPHQSGRWGRQGLGSHRNSSGQSRSGQGQHWRDQGPGNRPHEPDTWRRPSASGWSN, encoded by the exons ATGGGTGTTAGAGGCTTGCAGGGGTTTGTGGGAAGCACCTGCCCACATATCTGTACAGTCGTCAGTTTCAAAGAGCTGGCAGAGCAGCACCAGAGCGAGCACCCTGGATGCAGCCCCTCCATCGTGGTGGACGCCTTGTGTTGTCTCAGGTACTGGTACACGCCCGAGTCGTGGGTGTGCGGCGGCCAGTGGAAAGAATACTTTGCCGTCTTGCGAAATTTTGTTAGGACTTTCACAGCTGTTGGCATCAAGCTGATATTCTTCTTTGATGGCATGGTGGAGCAGGGTAAGAGAGACGTATGGGTGAAACGAAGACTCAAGAATAACAGGGAGATAGCCAGGATTTTCCATTATATCAAGTCACACAGGGAGCAGCCTGGCAGAAACATGTTCTTCATCCCCTCGGGGCTGGCCATATTTACCCGACTTGCTCTGAAGGCCCTGGGCCAGGAGACTCTGTGCTCCCTACGGGAGGCTGACTACGAGGTGGCCTCCTATGGCCTCCAGAGTCATTGTCTGGGGATTCTCGGAGAAGACACTGACTACTTGGTCTACGACACCTGTCCCTACTTCTCAATTAGTGAGCTCTGCTTGGACAGCCTCAGCACCATCATGCTCTGCAGGGAGAAGCTCTGTGAGAGCCTGGGCCTCCGCCTGGCCGACCTCCCGCTCCTGGCCTGCCTGCTGGGCAATGACGTCGTCCCGGAGGGCGCATTTGAGGTCTTCCGGCACAGGTGCCTGGCTTCCTACACCGCCATACAGGAGAACTGGGACAGAAGAGGCAGCGCTGTCTTAGCCGTGGCAGACCACATAGCCAGAGTTCTTCGTGTCCACCAGGGTGAGAAGAAGCTGGAAGAGATGTTGCCTTTGGGACCAAACAAAGCTCTTTTTTATAAAGGGATGGCATCATATCTCTTGCCAGGACAGCAATCTCCATGGATTTCCCAAAAAGCCAAAGTTATAGCAACTTTGGACAAGCCGGTAGTATTCATGAGTTCAGACCCTGAATCCAAGCAAGAAGTTCCCATGAGTACAGACCCTGAATTCAAGCAAGAAGTTCCCATTAGTACAGACCCTGAATTCAAGCAAGAAGTTCCCATGAGTACAGACCCTGAATCCAAGCAAGAAGTTCCCATGAGTACAGACCCTGAATTCAAGCAAGAAGTTCCCATGAGTTCAGACCCTGAATTCAAGCAAGAAGTTCCCATGAGTTCAGACCCTGAATCCAAGCAAGAAGTTCCCATGAGTACAGACCCTGAATCCAAGCACGAAGACCCCATGAGTACAGACCCTGAATCCAAGCACGAAGACCCCATGAGTACAGACCCTGAATCCAAGCAAGAAGACCCCATAAATATGAAGCCTGAAATTAAGCAACAAGTAACCATGGTTTCAGACACTGAAATCTTAAAG GTTGCTAGAGCCCGTCACGTGCAGGCGGAGAGCTACCTGGTGTACAACATCATGAGCAGAGGGGAGATCGAGTGCAGCAACACCCTGGAGGATGCGCTGGACCAGGCCCTGCCCAGCCAGGCCTTCGTCTACCGCCCCGTGCGGCAGCGGGTCTACTGCCTGCTGCTGGCAGAGGGCCGAG ATGACCTCAGCAGCAGTCCCCCCGTCCAGGAGTGGTTTGTGTACGCTGGGAACCCCCTGAGGCACCCGGACCTCGTCAGGCCTCTGCAGATGACCGTCCCAG GAGGAATGCCTAGTTTGAGACAGTTGTGGCTGAACCAGGAGCCTGGAACCCAAGTGCGGCGTGTGGACGTGTTCCTGGCCTGCTTCGACCTCTCCTCCTCGAGAGAAGAGCTGCAGGCTGTGGAGAGCCCCTTCCAGGCGCTGTGCTGCCTCCTCATCTACCTGTTTGTGCAG GTGGACACGCTGAGCCTCGAGGACCTGCACGCCTTCATCGCTCAGGCCGTGTGCCTCCAGGGGAAGTCGGCGGTGCAGCTGGAAGATGTGCAG CTCGATTACATCGACTCCAGAGCCGTGCAGCTGGGCTCCCTCCTGGTCCGCGGCCTGACCATGCTGGTGCTGGTCAACAGTGCGTGCGGCTTCCCCTGGAGGACCAGTGACTTCATGCCCTGGAATGTGTTTGACGGGAAGCTATTCCACGAGAAGTACCTGCAGTCTGAGAAGGGGTGCAGTGCGGAGGTTCTCGTGGAGCAAAAT AGGTCTTGGCTCGCCACGTTCCAGCAGCTGAAGTCGGTCGTGTGCAAGGCCTGCCAGAGGGAGGACCGGCGGATCGTCAACAGGCAGCTCTGGCGGCCCCACCAGTCAG GGAGATGGGGAAGACAGGGGCTCGGCTCCCACAGGAACAGCTCCGGGCAGAGCCGGTCCGGCCAAGGACAGCACTGGAGAGACCAGGGCCCAG GAAACAGACCACACGAGCCTGACACGTGGAGGAGACCCTCGGCGTCTGG